In one window of Cytophagaceae bacterium ABcell3 DNA:
- a CDS encoding PA0069 family radical SAM protein, with protein sequence MHEHKKNIKGRAAGYNSPNKFSSKNYAFDHIEGIDEPFYSNENTQYLTETPATIVHKVNSPDVGLAYSLNAYQGCEHGCIYCYARNSHEYWGYSAGLDFERKIIVKKNAPELLEAFLNKPKWTATPITISGNTDCYQPAERKFELTRKILEVFLKYKHPVAIITKNSLILRDLDLLAELNKLDLVHVNVSITTLEEKVRQKLEPRTSTATNRLKTVEALSNVGIPVNVMTAPIVPGLTDHEIPALIKAASEAGAVSASYIITRLNGTLDQLFKEWIHREFPEKADKVLNQIAACHNGKLNDSRFGIRMSGEGKVAEAIRDLFRLSCKKYLNNKTLKPLNLSLFTPRNGSQLSMF encoded by the coding sequence ATGCATGAACACAAGAAAAACATAAAAGGAAGGGCTGCAGGATATAATTCACCCAACAAATTTTCCTCAAAAAACTATGCTTTTGATCATATAGAAGGTATAGACGAGCCTTTTTATTCAAACGAAAACACCCAATATCTCACAGAAACCCCTGCTACCATCGTACACAAAGTCAACAGCCCTGATGTAGGCCTGGCTTATTCACTAAATGCGTACCAAGGCTGTGAGCATGGTTGCATTTATTGCTATGCAAGAAACTCTCATGAGTATTGGGGATATAGTGCAGGTTTGGATTTTGAGCGAAAGATCATTGTAAAGAAAAATGCTCCTGAGTTATTAGAAGCTTTCCTGAACAAACCCAAATGGACAGCTACCCCAATTACCATTTCCGGAAACACAGATTGTTACCAACCTGCTGAAAGAAAGTTTGAACTCACTAGAAAAATACTTGAGGTATTTCTAAAATATAAACATCCAGTTGCAATAATTACCAAAAACTCGCTCATACTTAGAGACCTTGATCTATTGGCTGAACTAAATAAACTCGACTTAGTCCATGTAAATGTTTCAATAACTACACTTGAAGAAAAAGTCAGGCAAAAACTAGAGCCTAGAACATCTACAGCTACCAATCGTCTGAAAACTGTAGAAGCCTTATCTAATGTAGGTATCCCTGTCAACGTAATGACCGCGCCAATTGTACCAGGCCTTACGGACCATGAGATACCGGCACTGATAAAGGCTGCGTCTGAAGCCGGCGCTGTTTCCGCTTCTTATATCATCACAAGACTGAATGGCACGTTAGACCAGTTATTTAAAGAATGGATACACCGGGAATTTCCAGAAAAAGCAGATAAAGTCCTGAACCAAATTGCCGCTTGCCACAACGGTAAACTTAACGATAGCCGCTTTGGCATCCGCATGTCTGGTGAAGGGAAAGTAGCGGAAGCCATACGGGACCTATTCAGACTGTCCTGCAAGAAATACCTCAACAACAAAACACTGAAACCCCTAAATCTCTCCTTGTTTACACCTAGAAATGGGAGCCAGCTATCTATGTTCTGA
- a CDS encoding DnaJ domain-containing protein, whose translation MQEFQSYNILNLTPGASEEEIRKAYRKKAKAYHPDVNDSPDAREKFLMVKRAYDSLLHLKKNQRYFSETNTTAPAQYDFSRYKNPFTRINIEGEAAKRKRAWEAFQAQKRAEEKFQRTKKKLQNSMWFYPAKIGLYASVALSWLFSVLIIAGCLAMVIFIHPVVIFFLIPFITGSIFLLLRTYEWFNKYKEMFE comes from the coding sequence ATGCAGGAATTTCAGTCTTATAACATACTGAACTTAACGCCCGGAGCATCAGAAGAAGAGATTCGAAAAGCTTATAGAAAAAAAGCCAAAGCGTACCACCCTGATGTAAACGACTCTCCGGACGCAAGGGAAAAATTCCTGATGGTCAAACGTGCCTATGATTCACTGCTTCACTTAAAAAAAAACCAGCGCTACTTTAGCGAAACAAACACAACCGCACCAGCACAATATGATTTTAGCCGCTACAAAAACCCTTTTACAAGAATTAACATTGAAGGGGAGGCTGCTAAAAGAAAACGTGCCTGGGAGGCATTTCAAGCCCAAAAACGAGCCGAAGAAAAGTTTCAAAGAACCAAAAAGAAACTGCAAAACTCTATGTGGTTTTACCCCGCAAAGATCGGCCTTTACGCATCAGTAGCATTGAGTTGGTTATTTAGTGTTTTGATCATAGCTGGATGTCTGGCTATGGTGATATTTATACACCCTGTGGTCATCTTTTTTCTTATTCCATTTATAACAGGGAGCATATTCCTATTGCTAAGGACTTATGAATGGTTCAATAAATATAAAGAAATGTTTGAATAA
- a CDS encoding helix-hairpin-helix domain-containing protein, giving the protein MKVKVLILILLLFIHPPVLSQTSLEDFDIDAFILNIFGNQNEDLDYEILYESLYQYYLNPLDINTAQREELASLFILKEYQLNNFILYREKLGPFLEIYELQAVPGLDIRTIKQLLPFITVQGSLKNSFKGLAKRMSEFDNSYFLIMNSRTLEHQRGYIKNEEGISAYTGSPWRTVSRFRNSRPGDFSMGFTLEKDPGEPFKWDPSGNWYGFDFISYHFAIFNKGKIKSLCIGDFQHQFGQGLTLSSGFNIGKGGETVLTARRSNLGLRPHSSVQEFGFFRGISTTIETGPVDLTVFYSNQFVNGRLRDSEEGSYIQTISTSGFHRTMTEKANRKTVQEKAYGGNVSWKNKSQRLHIGATAVANHYSVPIKRDAAPFRAHEFNGTENFVASMDYRYLIQNFNFFGEIAKSASGGTGTIQGMIASLTPKIDFSMVGRRYEENFHSFYGNAFGENTRNINEIGMYWGMSWRPFQEWTFSAFYDHFRFPWMRYLVNSPSGGHEYFLRAEFKPSKQASLLIQYRSETKDRNLHNNDLYHVNAPAPVLRSNFLINADFNPNAVLHLRSRVQVSRYEQLDYISQGYAIIQDFNLNLHKVRFSSRFAVFDTDDFNSRLYVFERNVLYAFSFPAYHGRGVRKYLMSRIRLWKNNDLWIRYARTLYRDRNRISSGLQQIEGNRRTDITVQFIYNF; this is encoded by the coding sequence ATGAAAGTTAAAGTTCTAATACTGATACTTTTGCTTTTTATACACCCTCCTGTTTTGAGCCAAACGTCTCTTGAAGATTTTGACATAGATGCCTTTATACTAAATATTTTTGGAAACCAAAACGAAGACTTAGATTATGAAATTCTTTATGAATCTCTTTACCAATATTATTTAAACCCTCTGGATATCAACACAGCACAAAGAGAAGAACTTGCTTCGCTATTTATTCTCAAGGAATATCAGCTCAATAATTTTATCTTGTACAGAGAAAAACTGGGGCCTTTTTTAGAAATATACGAACTACAGGCGGTACCTGGGCTTGACATAAGAACCATAAAGCAATTGCTGCCATTTATCACTGTTCAAGGCAGTTTGAAAAATAGCTTTAAAGGGCTCGCCAAAAGAATGTCAGAATTTGACAATAGCTATTTTTTAATAATGAACAGCAGGACTTTGGAGCACCAACGAGGCTATATAAAAAACGAAGAAGGCATATCTGCATATACAGGAAGCCCTTGGCGGACTGTCAGCAGGTTTCGGAACAGTAGACCAGGTGATTTTAGCATGGGTTTCACACTAGAAAAAGATCCTGGAGAACCATTCAAGTGGGACCCTTCGGGCAACTGGTATGGCTTCGATTTTATTTCTTACCATTTTGCCATTTTCAACAAAGGGAAAATAAAATCTTTATGTATTGGAGATTTTCAACACCAGTTTGGACAAGGCCTAACCCTTTCCTCCGGTTTTAATATTGGCAAAGGAGGAGAAACGGTACTTACTGCCAGAAGAAGCAACCTTGGACTAAGACCGCACTCGTCTGTGCAGGAGTTTGGCTTTTTCAGAGGAATTTCTACCACTATTGAAACAGGGCCAGTTGATCTGACCGTGTTTTACTCTAACCAGTTTGTCAATGGCCGTCTAAGAGACTCCGAAGAAGGAAGCTACATACAAACCATCAGCACCAGTGGCTTTCATCGAACAATGACTGAAAAGGCGAACCGTAAAACCGTGCAGGAGAAAGCTTATGGCGGAAATGTCAGCTGGAAGAACAAGTCCCAAAGGTTGCACATAGGGGCTACAGCCGTTGCCAACCATTATAGTGTCCCTATCAAAAGAGATGCAGCACCTTTTAGGGCGCATGAGTTCAATGGAACTGAGAACTTTGTCGCAAGTATGGATTACCGCTACCTTATTCAAAACTTTAACTTTTTTGGAGAAATAGCCAAGTCAGCCAGTGGAGGCACAGGTACCATTCAAGGTATGATTGCCAGCCTGACGCCAAAGATTGATTTTTCAATGGTCGGACGAAGGTATGAAGAAAATTTCCATAGCTTCTATGGCAATGCTTTCGGCGAAAACACACGCAACATTAACGAAATAGGTATGTATTGGGGCATGTCCTGGCGACCATTTCAGGAATGGACGTTCAGCGCTTTTTATGACCATTTCAGGTTTCCATGGATGCGCTACCTGGTAAATAGTCCATCTGGTGGCCATGAATATTTTCTGCGCGCAGAATTTAAACCCTCAAAACAAGCATCACTGTTAATTCAGTACAGAAGTGAGACCAAAGACAGAAACCTGCACAACAATGACCTTTACCATGTCAACGCACCTGCGCCGGTGCTAAGGAGTAATTTTTTGATCAATGCTGATTTTAACCCCAACGCTGTCCTACACCTCAGAAGCAGGGTTCAAGTGAGCAGGTATGAACAACTGGACTATATTAGTCAAGGATATGCCATAATCCAAGATTTTAATTTAAATTTGCACAAAGTACGTTTCAGCTCTAGGTTTGCAGTATTCGACACAGACGATTTCAACAGCCGCTTATACGTTTTTGAAAGAAATGTGCTTTATGCATTCTCTTTTCCGGCTTACCATGGCCGGGGCGTAAGAAAGTACTTGATGAGCAGAATCAGGCTCTGGAAGAATAATGATCTTTGGATAAGATATGCAAGAACCTTATACAGAGACCGAAACCGAATTAGCAGCGGTCTCCAGCAGATAGAAGGAAACAGAAGGACAGATATTACTGTTCAGTTCATATATAATTTTTAG
- a CDS encoding ISL3 family transposase codes for MNSIEIFQLALQLTKPWSVTDVRFQEASNGKQELHITISFERGFVFEPESKVHDTQYRTWRHLNFFEHECYLHCKVPRIKTTDGKVKTVEVPWARKGSGFTLLFEAFSMALIEREMPVNKAADLVNEYPQRIWNIFNYWIQIAYRADDQSSVTQLGIDETSVRKGHDYVTVAADLATRRVIHVTPGKDRHTIGRIKDHLKAKGVEHLSITDACIDMSTGFIAGMLEHFPNTSVTFDKFHVVKLLNEAMDDVRKREVREHSILKGHKYTLLKSTHKLSAKQKQDRQVLIELLPTIGKAYRLKTLFQSFWEFKTKEEGSAFLAYWCDLVEEEGLYAFKKFVNTIKSHWQGITNYVESQIANGVMEGINSKIQLAKRRARGYRNITNFINMIYFISSKLKFNYPQYST; via the coding sequence ATGAACAGTATCGAAATATTTCAATTGGCTTTGCAGTTAACAAAGCCTTGGTCGGTAACCGATGTTAGGTTTCAGGAAGCATCCAATGGTAAACAAGAACTTCATATAACCATTAGCTTTGAGCGTGGTTTCGTATTTGAACCAGAAAGTAAAGTTCATGATACTCAATATAGGACTTGGCGTCACCTCAATTTTTTTGAACATGAATGTTATCTTCATTGCAAAGTCCCTCGAATCAAAACAACGGATGGAAAGGTAAAAACCGTGGAAGTGCCGTGGGCTAGAAAAGGAAGTGGTTTTACTTTGTTGTTTGAGGCTTTTAGCATGGCTTTGATTGAGCGAGAGATGCCCGTGAACAAAGCAGCTGATTTAGTGAATGAGTACCCACAGCGCATATGGAATATATTTAACTACTGGATACAAATTGCCTATCGGGCAGATGATCAAAGCTCGGTGACCCAATTGGGTATTGATGAGACTTCTGTAAGAAAAGGACATGATTATGTGACCGTAGCAGCAGATTTGGCTACTCGCCGTGTGATTCATGTTACTCCAGGCAAGGATCGGCACACTATCGGAAGAATTAAAGACCATTTAAAAGCAAAGGGTGTTGAACATCTGTCAATTACCGACGCATGCATTGATATGTCTACAGGTTTTATCGCAGGCATGCTCGAACATTTTCCTAACACCTCGGTAACATTTGATAAATTTCATGTAGTCAAACTGCTTAATGAAGCTATGGACGATGTACGTAAGCGAGAAGTCCGAGAACACTCAATACTTAAAGGACACAAATACACGCTATTAAAGTCCACACACAAACTTAGCGCTAAACAGAAGCAGGACCGGCAGGTACTTATTGAACTGTTACCAACTATTGGGAAGGCTTATCGGTTAAAGACCTTATTTCAGAGCTTTTGGGAGTTTAAAACAAAAGAAGAGGGCTCTGCTTTCTTGGCTTACTGGTGTGACCTTGTTGAAGAGGAAGGCTTGTATGCCTTCAAGAAGTTTGTAAACACAATAAAGTCCCACTGGCAAGGAATTACCAATTATGTCGAGTCCCAGATTGCCAATGGTGTCATGGAAGGGATTAACAGCAAAATACAACTAGCTAAAAGAAGAGCTCGTGGATATCGGAATATTACAAATTTTATCAACATGATTTACTTTATTTCCTCTAAATTGAAATTCAATTACCCACAGTATTCCACATAG
- a CDS encoding energy transducer TonB, translating to MNKLVLLFLLVIFSGMELLAQEEKDMKVEQTQSAYYPDGEEALINHIFYGIKYSDEAKESKAQGNVAVVFVVNPDSTLSNFRIVRDPGFGIAENVKEILEMVKYVPALENGTAVKSQVMLNIPVRAH from the coding sequence ATGAATAAATTAGTCCTTTTGTTTTTGCTTGTGATATTTTCAGGAATGGAGCTTTTGGCTCAGGAAGAGAAAGATATGAAAGTAGAGCAAACACAATCTGCTTATTATCCTGATGGAGAAGAAGCATTGATAAATCATATTTTTTATGGGATCAAGTACTCTGATGAGGCAAAGGAGTCTAAAGCTCAAGGCAATGTCGCTGTGGTGTTTGTCGTAAATCCAGATAGTACCTTATCTAATTTTCGGATTGTGCGAGACCCTGGTTTTGGTATAGCTGAGAATGTAAAGGAAATCCTTGAAATGGTAAAATACGTGCCTGCATTGGAAAATGGTACTGCTGTAAAATCACAAGTAATGTTAAATATCCCAGTTAGAGCTCATTAA